One Massilia sp. 9096 genomic window carries:
- a CDS encoding ATP-binding cassette domain-containing protein — protein sequence MQINQTEQTRVKETHKRVNRGTELRLTRLTKRFDGRTVLDGVDLKIRPGEFVAIVGRSGCGKSTLLRAIAGLETPDEGQVAIEGAPGEKPELRMMFQDARLLPWKTVLQNVMLGLKSGEDRARKALDSVGLLARAGDWPSVLSGGQRQRVALARALVHAPRLLLLDEPLGALDALTRIEMQGLISTLWAARGFTAVLVTHDVQEAVALADRILLIENGRIEMDLQVDLARPRERGSAAFGTLEKQVLDRVLDKHHN from the coding sequence ATGCAGATCAACCAGACCGAACAGACCCGGGTCAAAGAGACCCACAAGCGCGTCAATCGCGGTACGGAATTACGCTTGACCCGCCTAACTAAACGCTTCGACGGGCGCACCGTGCTGGACGGCGTCGACCTGAAAATTCGGCCGGGCGAGTTCGTCGCCATCGTCGGGCGCAGCGGCTGCGGCAAGAGCACGCTGCTGCGCGCCATCGCCGGACTCGAGACACCGGACGAGGGCCAGGTGGCGATCGAGGGCGCGCCCGGCGAGAAGCCCGAGCTGCGCATGATGTTCCAGGATGCGCGCCTGCTGCCCTGGAAGACCGTGCTGCAGAACGTGATGCTGGGGCTCAAGAGCGGCGAAGACAGGGCGCGCAAGGCCTTGGACAGCGTCGGCCTGCTGGCGCGTGCCGGTGACTGGCCCTCCGTGCTGTCCGGCGGCCAGCGCCAGCGCGTGGCCCTGGCGCGCGCATTGGTGCATGCGCCGCGCCTGCTGCTGCTGGACGAGCCGCTCGGGGCGCTGGACGCTCTCACGCGCATCGAGATGCAGGGCTTGATTTCCACCCTGTGGGCCGCGCGCGGCTTCACGGCGGTGCTGGTCACCCACGACGTGCAGGAAGCGGTGGCGCTGGCCGATCGCATTCTCCTGATCGAAAACGGCCGCATCGAGATGGATTTACAGGTCGACCTCGCGCGCCCGCGCGAACGGGGCAGTGCGGCGTTCGGTACCCTTGAGAAACAAGTACTCGACAGAGTGTTGGATAAGCATCACAACTGA
- a CDS encoding endonuclease/exonuclease/phosphatase family protein produces MKIRVATYNIHKGVSSIRSTPRVLALKKAIGLFDADVVFLQEVQGRHDRFQARYGEKVRVPHHQWPEKAQHEFLAGEALHAAYGMNAVYDHGHHGNALLSCYPIANTRNHDVSDHAYEQRGILHCVLETPVGNVHCYVVHLGLFEGSRRRQTDALINAVKESAEPGEPVIIAGDFNDWRNTLSDCLRVNLGVTEVFDELAPRSRIGQLVRNVAGRDPRLVPARTFPAAMPWFRLDRIYVRGFAVEHAEVLHGPQWARLSDHAPIVANLQLA; encoded by the coding sequence ATGAAAATCCGTGTTGCAACTTACAACATCCACAAGGGCGTTTCTTCGATCCGTAGTACGCCGCGCGTGCTTGCGCTGAAAAAAGCCATCGGGCTGTTCGACGCGGATGTCGTGTTCCTGCAAGAAGTGCAGGGCCGGCACGACCGCTTCCAGGCGCGCTACGGCGAGAAAGTCCGCGTTCCTCACCACCAGTGGCCCGAAAAGGCCCAGCACGAGTTCCTGGCCGGCGAGGCGCTGCATGCGGCCTACGGCATGAACGCCGTGTACGACCACGGACACCACGGCAATGCCTTGCTGTCCTGTTATCCGATCGCGAATACGCGCAACCACGACGTGTCCGACCATGCCTACGAGCAGCGCGGCATCCTGCACTGCGTGCTGGAGACCCCGGTCGGCAACGTGCATTGCTATGTCGTGCACCTGGGCTTGTTCGAAGGCAGCCGCCGGCGCCAGACCGATGCGCTGATCAATGCCGTCAAGGAATCGGCCGAGCCGGGCGAACCGGTCATCATCGCCGGCGACTTCAACGACTGGCGCAATACGCTGAGCGATTGCCTGCGCGTGAACCTCGGCGTGACCGAGGTGTTCGACGAACTGGCGCCGCGTTCGCGCATCGGCCAGCTGGTGCGCAACGTGGCCGGGCGCGATCCGCGTCTCGTGCCGGCGCGCACCTTCCCGGCGGCCATGCCGTGGTTCCGGCTGGACCGGATCTACGTGCGCGGCTTCGCGGTCGAGCACGCCGAAGTCCTCCACGGTCCGCAGTGGGCGCGCCTGTCGGATCACGCGCCCATCGTGGCCAATCTGCAGCTGGCATAG
- the clsB gene encoding cardiolipin synthase ClsB: MRAVPFVANNDITLLESGSTYFPTLLAAIGAAEYEILYETYIYAEDPQAQAITEALVAAAKRGVKVRVVADWFGTGNSTARKLGETFAAACVHYRMFNPWFKRGVARSHRKVVVIDSKTAFVGGINTNDDRLCDYKPHAPLPAPRWDFAVQVRGPLAEQIHRESQVQWLRVGHLDLVNRFHLSREMRKRPSQQGEHPMRAAFVVRNNLRNRRTIQSAYLQAIGRARKRVLMATPYFAPGRRFRDALCQAARRGVDVCLLVGVGEFRMQDAVAASYYPQLLACGVRIVEYRKTQLHAKVAVIDDDWATVGSSNCDALSLFINQEANVVVRDAKFAASLAERIGQGVADGVPVDAEDMKKLSWVRRYGHEIAYLLYKLTMRVFTIGYA, translated from the coding sequence ATGCGTGCGGTTCCGTTCGTAGCCAACAACGACATCACCCTGCTCGAAAGCGGCAGCACTTATTTTCCGACGCTGCTGGCCGCGATCGGGGCGGCCGAGTACGAAATCCTCTACGAGACGTATATCTACGCCGAGGATCCGCAAGCCCAGGCCATCACCGAGGCCCTGGTCGCGGCCGCCAAGCGCGGCGTCAAGGTGCGCGTGGTGGCCGACTGGTTTGGCACCGGCAACAGTACCGCGCGCAAGCTGGGCGAAACCTTCGCCGCGGCCTGCGTGCACTACCGCATGTTCAACCCGTGGTTCAAGCGCGGGGTGGCGCGCAGCCACCGCAAGGTCGTCGTCATCGACAGCAAGACCGCCTTCGTCGGCGGCATCAACACCAACGACGACCGCTTGTGCGACTACAAGCCGCACGCGCCGCTGCCGGCGCCGCGCTGGGATTTCGCAGTCCAGGTGCGCGGACCGCTGGCCGAGCAGATCCACCGCGAGTCCCAGGTCCAGTGGCTGCGTGTCGGCCACCTGGACCTGGTCAACCGCTTCCATTTGTCGCGCGAGATGCGCAAGCGTCCATCCCAGCAGGGCGAGCATCCGATGCGCGCCGCCTTCGTGGTGCGCAACAACCTGCGCAACCGCCGCACCATCCAGAGCGCCTACCTGCAGGCGATCGGGCGCGCGCGCAAGCGCGTGCTGATGGCCACGCCGTATTTCGCGCCGGGGCGGCGGTTCCGCGACGCGCTGTGCCAGGCGGCGCGGCGCGGGGTCGACGTCTGCCTGCTGGTCGGGGTCGGCGAGTTCCGCATGCAGGATGCGGTGGCGGCGTCGTACTATCCGCAGCTGCTGGCGTGCGGCGTGCGCATCGTCGAGTACCGCAAGACCCAGCTGCACGCCAAGGTGGCGGTGATCGACGACGATTGGGCCACGGTCGGCTCCAGCAACTGCGATGCGCTGTCGCTGTTCATCAACCAGGAAGCCAACGTGGTGGTGCGTGACGCGAAATTTGCCGCCAGCCTGGCCGAGCGCATCGGTCAGGGCGTCGCCGACGGCGTGCCGGTCGATGCGGAAGACATGAAAAAACTCAGTTGGGTGCGCCGCTATGGCCACGAAATAGCCTATCTTCTCTATAAACTCACGATGCGCGTGTTCACCATCGGTTACGCGTGA
- a CDS encoding RNA-binding S4 domain-containing protein: MTENDNVRIDKWLWAARFFKTRSMAADAVDRGRVRIGGEPVKPARAVKLDDKIFIDNGSTRWEVLVLGLSDKRGPAPVAQALYRETEDSIQKRENDSEARRLFPEPSMSIKGRPTKRDRRLIDRTGG, encoded by the coding sequence ATGACGGAAAACGACAACGTACGAATCGACAAATGGCTGTGGGCGGCGCGCTTCTTCAAGACGCGCTCGATGGCGGCCGATGCGGTCGACCGCGGCCGCGTGCGCATCGGCGGCGAGCCGGTCAAGCCGGCGCGCGCAGTGAAGCTCGACGACAAGATCTTCATCGACAATGGCTCGACCCGCTGGGAAGTGCTGGTGCTGGGCCTGTCCGACAAGCGCGGTCCGGCGCCGGTGGCCCAGGCGCTGTACCGCGAGACCGAAGACAGCATCCAGAAGCGCGAGAACGATTCGGAGGCGCGGCGCCTGTTCCCCGAGCCGAGCATGAGCATCAAGGGCCGTCCCACCAAGCGCGACCGCCGCCTGATCGACCGCACCGGCGGCTGA
- a CDS encoding TetR/AcrR family transcriptional regulator yields MRKGEMTRAAILDVALELASRDGLEGLTIGLLADRMNMSKSGVFAHFGSREDLQIDVLRLYHRRFEQEVFFPSLTEPRGLHRLEAMFNRWLKRVSVEIASGCIYISGAVEYDDRPGPIREALVAMVQLWQGALVRCAQQAIDGGDLKADTDAEQLVYEMYGLVLAVHHDARFLRVPGAVDRAHRGFARLIADYRNPNTKQDMPADAVHAQ; encoded by the coding sequence ATGCGCAAGGGCGAGATGACGCGGGCCGCGATTCTCGACGTCGCGCTCGAGCTCGCCAGCCGCGACGGCCTCGAAGGGCTGACGATCGGCTTGCTGGCGGACCGGATGAACATGAGCAAATCGGGCGTGTTCGCGCACTTCGGTTCGCGCGAAGACCTGCAGATCGACGTGCTCAGGCTCTATCACCGCCGCTTCGAGCAGGAAGTGTTTTTCCCCAGCCTCACGGAGCCGCGCGGCCTGCATCGCCTGGAAGCGATGTTCAACCGCTGGCTCAAGCGCGTGTCGGTCGAGATCGCCTCCGGCTGCATTTATATCAGCGGCGCGGTCGAATACGACGACCGTCCCGGCCCGATCCGCGAGGCGCTGGTCGCGATGGTGCAGCTGTGGCAGGGCGCCCTGGTGCGCTGCGCCCAGCAAGCCATCGACGGCGGCGACCTGAAAGCCGACACCGATGCCGAGCAGCTGGTCTACGAAATGTACGGCCTGGTGCTGGCGGTGCACCACGACGCGCGCTTCCTGCGCGTCCCGGGCGCGGTCGACCGCGCCCACCGCGGCTTCGCCCGCCTGATCGCGGATTACCGCAACCCGAATACCAAGCAAGACATGCCCGCGGACGCCGTCCACGCGCAGTAA
- a CDS encoding acyl-CoA dehydrogenase C-terminal domain-containing protein, with product MGQYVAPLRDMQFVLHEFLNVAEEFKNLPAYQEIDADIINQVLEEGAKFTQEVLFPLNHSGDREGCHYDAATKSVTTPKGFKEAYKQYVEGGWAALACDPEYGGQGLPVSLNNSFYEMLNSSNQAWTMYPGLSHGAYECLREHGTEEQKKFYLPKLVSGEWTGTMCLTEAHCGTDLGLLRSKAEPQGDGTHKISGSKIFISAGEHDVAENIVHLVLARLPDAPEGSKGISLFLVPKFLPNADGSIGERNPIFCGAIEEKMGIHGNATCQMNLDGAVGTLIGQPHKGLQAMFVFMNAARLGVGMQSLGLTEVAYQNALVYAKDRLQMRSLSGPKAPDKPADPIIVHPDVRRMLLTAKAYAEGARALTSYVALQIDRELNHPDEEVRKEAAGEVALLTPIVKAFITDNGWIATSEAMQVYGGHGYISEWGMEQYVRDARINMIYEGTNTIQSLDLLGRKILMDNGAKLRAFGEKIKAFVEDNGLDENLSEFVTPLGELGEKVGKLTMEIGMKAFQSQDEVGAAAVPYLRVVGHLVFSYFFAQMAKIALEKKDSGDKFYESKLATARFYFARLYPETAMLIRQARSGASNLLALDADLF from the coding sequence ATGGGTCAGTACGTCGCGCCACTTCGGGATATGCAGTTCGTCCTGCACGAGTTCCTCAACGTCGCCGAAGAGTTCAAGAACCTCCCGGCGTACCAGGAAATCGACGCCGACATCATCAACCAGGTGCTGGAAGAGGGTGCCAAGTTCACGCAGGAAGTGCTGTTCCCGCTGAACCACAGCGGCGACCGCGAAGGCTGCCACTACGACGCCGCCACCAAGAGCGTGACCACGCCGAAGGGCTTCAAGGAAGCGTATAAACAGTATGTCGAAGGCGGCTGGGCAGCGCTGGCCTGCGATCCGGAATACGGCGGCCAGGGCCTGCCGGTCTCGCTGAACAACTCGTTCTACGAGATGCTCAACTCGTCCAACCAGGCCTGGACCATGTACCCGGGCCTGTCGCACGGCGCCTACGAGTGCCTGCGCGAGCACGGCACCGAAGAGCAGAAGAAGTTCTACCTGCCGAAACTGGTCTCGGGCGAGTGGACCGGCACCATGTGCCTGACCGAAGCGCACTGCGGCACCGACCTGGGCCTGCTGCGTTCGAAGGCCGAGCCGCAAGGCGACGGCACCCATAAAATCAGCGGCTCGAAGATCTTCATCTCGGCCGGCGAGCACGACGTCGCCGAAAACATCGTCCACCTGGTGCTGGCGCGCCTGCCGGACGCACCGGAAGGCAGCAAGGGCATCTCGCTGTTCCTGGTGCCGAAGTTCCTGCCGAACGCCGACGGTTCGATCGGCGAGCGCAACCCGATCTTCTGCGGCGCGATCGAAGAGAAGATGGGCATCCACGGCAACGCCACCTGCCAGATGAACCTGGACGGCGCGGTCGGCACCCTGATCGGCCAGCCGCACAAGGGCCTGCAGGCGATGTTCGTGTTCATGAACGCGGCGCGCCTGGGCGTGGGCATGCAGTCGCTCGGCCTGACCGAAGTGGCCTACCAGAACGCGCTGGTGTACGCGAAAGACCGCCTGCAGATGCGCAGCCTGTCGGGCCCGAAGGCGCCGGACAAGCCGGCCGACCCGATCATCGTGCACCCGGACGTGCGCCGCATGCTGCTGACCGCCAAGGCCTACGCCGAAGGCGCGCGCGCGCTGACCTCGTACGTGGCGCTGCAGATCGACCGCGAACTGAACCACCCGGACGAGGAAGTGCGCAAGGAAGCCGCCGGCGAAGTCGCGCTGCTGACCCCGATCGTCAAGGCCTTCATCACCGACAACGGCTGGATCGCGACCTCGGAAGCGATGCAGGTGTACGGCGGCCACGGCTACATCAGCGAGTGGGGCATGGAGCAGTACGTGCGCGACGCGCGCATCAACATGATCTACGAAGGCACCAACACCATCCAGTCGCTCGACCTGCTGGGCCGTAAGATCCTGATGGACAACGGCGCCAAGCTGCGCGCCTTCGGCGAGAAGATCAAGGCCTTCGTGGAAGACAACGGCCTGGACGAAAACCTGTCCGAGTTCGTGACCCCGCTGGGCGAACTGGGCGAGAAGGTCGGCAAGCTGACCATGGAAATCGGCATGAAGGCCTTCCAGAGCCAGGACGAAGTCGGCGCCGCCGCCGTGCCTTACCTGCGCGTGGTCGGCCACCTGGTGTTCTCGTACTTCTTCGCGCAGATGGCCAAGATCGCGCTGGAGAAGAAGGATTCCGGCGACAAGTTCTACGAGTCGAAGCTGGCCACGGCGCGCTTCTACTTTGCCCGCCTGTACCCGGAAACCGCGATGCTGATCCGCCAGGCGCGTTCGGGCGCGTCGAACCTGCTGGCGCTGGACGCCGACCTGTTCTAA
- a CDS encoding 3-hydroxyacyl-CoA dehydrogenase/enoyl-CoA hydratase family protein, translated as MSNFIVKKVAVLGAGVMGAQIAAHCVNAKVPVVLFDLPAKDGNKNGIVLKAIENLKKLSPAPLGNKDDANLIEVANYEDNLDVLAGCDLIIEAIAERMDWKHDLYKKVAPHIGANTIFASNTSGLSIEKLAEGFDDELKARFCGVHFFNPPRYMHLVELIPTAATRPEILDQLETFLTSTLGKGVVRAKDTPNFIANRVGIFGMLATIHEAEKFGLSVDVVDDLTGAKLGRAKSGTFRTADVVGLDTMGHVIKTMQDNLQDDPFFGVYKTPEVLTKLIEKGALGQKAGAGFYKKVGKDIQRLDFATGEYVAGGAKAADIVARILKEKDPVKKFKAMRESSNPQAQFLWAIFRDAFHYIAFHLDTIADNARDVDFAMRWGFGWSVGPFETWQAAGWNTIAQWVKEDIEAGKALTNAPLPGWVFSAPVSEKGVHTAEGSYSVSKNAYVPLSDLPVYKRQQFRAPVVGLGGADPKTAGTTVFEDESVRLWHSDDEVLVISLKTKMHVIGDGVIKGLKRGMEEAEKGYKGLVIWNTDASEGGAFSAGADLQSALPAFMTGGAKAMEPIVKELQDTFMAMKYSNVPVVAAVAGLALGGGCEMALHASKRVASIESYIGLVEVGVGLVPAGGGLKEAALRAANEAKGNDILQFLKVGFTNAATAQVSKSALEAKAMGYLKEDDVIVFNPYELLHVAKVTARSMFDAGYRAPLRRAIPVTGRYGLATIRGQLVNMRDGGFISAYDYQLGDTIAAIVTGGDIDQGSLVSEQWLLDMERKAFVSLLNNPKTQERIMGMMQTGKPVRN; from the coding sequence ATGTCCAACTTCATCGTCAAGAAAGTCGCCGTGCTGGGCGCCGGCGTGATGGGCGCGCAGATCGCGGCGCACTGCGTCAACGCCAAGGTGCCGGTCGTGCTGTTCGACCTGCCTGCAAAGGACGGTAACAAAAACGGCATCGTCCTGAAAGCGATCGAGAACCTGAAAAAGCTGTCGCCGGCTCCGCTCGGCAACAAGGATGACGCGAACCTGATCGAAGTCGCCAACTACGAGGACAACCTCGACGTGCTGGCCGGCTGCGACCTGATCATCGAAGCCATCGCCGAGCGCATGGACTGGAAGCACGACCTGTATAAAAAGGTCGCACCGCACATCGGCGCCAACACGATCTTCGCGTCCAACACCTCGGGCCTGTCGATCGAGAAGCTGGCCGAAGGTTTCGACGACGAGCTGAAGGCGCGCTTCTGCGGCGTGCACTTCTTCAACCCGCCGCGCTACATGCACCTGGTCGAGCTGATCCCGACCGCCGCGACCCGTCCGGAGATCCTCGATCAACTGGAAACCTTCCTGACCTCGACCCTGGGCAAGGGCGTGGTGCGCGCGAAAGACACCCCGAACTTCATCGCCAACCGCGTCGGCATCTTCGGCATGCTGGCCACCATCCACGAAGCCGAGAAGTTCGGCTTGTCGGTGGACGTGGTCGACGACCTGACCGGCGCCAAGCTGGGCCGCGCCAAGTCGGGCACCTTCCGCACTGCGGACGTGGTCGGCCTGGACACCATGGGTCACGTGATCAAGACCATGCAGGACAACCTGCAGGACGATCCGTTCTTCGGCGTGTACAAGACGCCGGAAGTGCTGACCAAATTGATCGAGAAGGGCGCGCTGGGCCAGAAGGCCGGCGCCGGCTTCTATAAAAAGGTCGGCAAGGACATCCAGCGCCTGGACTTCGCCACCGGCGAATACGTGGCCGGCGGCGCCAAGGCGGCCGACATCGTCGCGCGCATCCTGAAAGAGAAGGACCCGGTCAAGAAATTCAAGGCGATGCGCGAATCGAGCAACCCGCAGGCGCAGTTCCTGTGGGCGATCTTCCGCGACGCCTTCCACTACATCGCCTTCCACCTGGATACGATTGCCGACAACGCGCGCGACGTCGATTTCGCGATGCGCTGGGGCTTCGGCTGGAGCGTCGGCCCGTTCGAGACCTGGCAAGCGGCCGGCTGGAACACCATCGCCCAGTGGGTCAAGGAAGACATCGAGGCCGGCAAGGCGCTGACCAATGCGCCGCTCCCTGGCTGGGTATTCAGCGCACCGGTATCGGAGAAGGGCGTACACACGGCCGAGGGTTCGTACTCGGTGTCGAAGAACGCCTACGTCCCGCTGTCGGACCTGCCGGTGTACAAGCGCCAGCAGTTCCGCGCGCCGGTCGTCGGCCTGGGCGGCGCCGATCCGAAGACCGCGGGCACCACCGTGTTCGAAGACGAGTCGGTGCGCCTGTGGCACTCGGACGACGAGGTGCTGGTCATCTCGCTCAAGACCAAGATGCACGTCATCGGTGACGGCGTCATCAAGGGCCTGAAACGCGGCATGGAAGAAGCCGAGAAGGGCTACAAGGGCCTGGTGATCTGGAATACCGATGCGAGTGAGGGCGGCGCGTTCTCGGCCGGCGCCGACCTGCAATCGGCCCTGCCGGCCTTCATGACCGGCGGCGCGAAAGCGATGGAGCCGATCGTCAAGGAACTGCAGGACACCTTCATGGCGATGAAGTACTCGAACGTGCCGGTGGTCGCGGCCGTGGCCGGCCTGGCGCTGGGCGGCGGCTGCGAGATGGCCCTGCACGCTTCCAAGCGCGTGGCCTCGATCGAGTCCTACATCGGCCTGGTCGAAGTCGGCGTCGGCCTGGTGCCGGCCGGTGGCGGCCTGAAGGAAGCCGCGCTGCGCGCCGCCAACGAAGCGAAGGGCAACGACATCCTGCAATTCCTCAAGGTCGGCTTCACCAATGCCGCCACCGCGCAAGTGTCGAAGTCGGCGCTGGAAGCGAAGGCGATGGGCTACCTGAAGGAAGACGACGTCATCGTGTTCAACCCCTACGAGCTGCTGCACGTGGCGAAAGTGACGGCACGTTCGATGTTCGACGCCGGCTATCGCGCGCCGCTGCGCCGTGCGATCCCGGTCACCGGCCGCTACGGTCTGGCGACGATCCGCGGCCAGCTGGTCAACATGCGCGACGGCGGCTTCATCTCGGCCTATGACTACCAGCTGGGCGACACCATCGCCGCGATCGTCACCGGCGGCGACATCGACCAGGGCAGCCTCGTGTCCGAGCAGTGGCTGCTCGACATGGAGCGCAAGGCCTTCGTATCGCTGCTGAACAATCCGAAGACCCAGGAACGGATCATGGGCATGATGCAGACCGGTAAGCCGGTACGTAACTGA
- a CDS encoding acetyl-CoA C-acyltransferase — MSKQLQDAYIVAATRTPIGKAPRGMFNKTRPDDLLIAAIKGAMAAVPNLDPALIVDAVIGCSFPEAEQGFNIARQAVVMAGLPNTVGGVTVNRYCASGITALAMAADRIRVGEADVMIAGGVESMSMVPMMGHHPSINMRVFEDENVGLAYGMGLTAEKVAAQWKVSREDQDAFGLESHRRAIAAQQAGYFKDEITPVEITTRTPNLATGEVDVKRRTVDADEGPRADASMESMAKLKPVFAAKGSVTAATSSQMSDGAGALIVVSEKILKEHNLTPLAKFSSFAVRGVPPEIMGIGPKVAIPAALAAAGISQDQLDWIELNEAFAAQALAVIRDLGLDTSKVNPLGGAIALGHPLGATGAIRAATVVHALRRNNLKYGMVTMCVGAGMGAAGIIERV, encoded by the coding sequence ATGAGCAAACAACTTCAAGACGCATACATCGTCGCAGCGACCCGCACCCCGATCGGCAAGGCGCCGCGCGGCATGTTCAACAAGACCCGCCCGGACGACCTCCTGATCGCTGCGATCAAGGGCGCGATGGCGGCCGTGCCGAACCTGGACCCGGCGCTGATCGTCGACGCCGTGATCGGCTGCTCGTTCCCGGAAGCCGAGCAGGGCTTCAACATCGCCCGCCAGGCGGTCGTGATGGCCGGCTTGCCGAACACCGTCGGCGGCGTCACCGTCAACCGCTACTGCGCCTCGGGCATCACCGCGCTGGCGATGGCGGCCGACCGCATCCGCGTGGGCGAAGCCGACGTGATGATCGCCGGCGGCGTCGAATCGATGTCGATGGTGCCGATGATGGGCCACCACCCGTCGATCAACATGCGCGTGTTCGAAGACGAGAACGTCGGCCTGGCCTACGGCATGGGCCTGACCGCCGAGAAGGTCGCCGCGCAGTGGAAGGTCTCGCGCGAAGACCAGGACGCCTTCGGCCTGGAATCGCACCGCCGCGCCATCGCCGCGCAGCAGGCCGGTTACTTCAAGGACGAGATCACCCCGGTCGAGATCACCACCCGCACGCCGAACCTGGCGACCGGCGAAGTCGACGTCAAGCGCCGCACCGTCGATGCCGACGAAGGCCCGCGCGCCGACGCCAGCATGGAATCGATGGCCAAGCTGAAGCCGGTGTTCGCCGCCAAGGGCAGTGTGACCGCCGCGACCTCGTCGCAGATGTCGGACGGCGCCGGCGCGCTGATCGTCGTCAGCGAAAAGATCCTGAAGGAGCACAACCTGACCCCGCTGGCCAAGTTCTCCTCGTTCGCCGTGCGCGGCGTGCCACCGGAGATCATGGGCATCGGTCCGAAGGTCGCGATCCCGGCCGCGCTGGCCGCCGCCGGCATCAGCCAGGACCAGCTGGACTGGATCGAGCTGAACGAAGCGTTTGCCGCGCAGGCGCTGGCCGTCATCCGCGACCTCGGCCTGGACACCAGCAAGGTGAACCCGCTGGGCGGCGCGATCGCCCTGGGCCACCCGCTGGGCGCGACCGGCGCCATCCGCGCCGCGACCGTGGTCCACGCCCTGCGCCGCAACAACCTGAAGTACGGCATGGTGACCATGTGCGTCGGCGCCGGCATGGGCGCGGCGGGCATCATCGAGCGCGTGTAA
- a CDS encoding enoyl-CoA hydratase, with amino-acid sequence MDIQTSKTDGILTIEFNRPERKNAITGAMYSTMAAALRDAEGDAGVRAILITGKPEIFTAGNDLDDFLNNVGEGKMTEDRPVFQFMSALESSSKPVVAAVAGAAVGIGTTMLMHCDLVYAADTARFSMPFAQLGLCPEFASSLLVAQAAGYTRAAEKLLLGEAFGAQEAFEMGIVAKVLPSSELLAFAQRQAAKLVKLPPASIRTTKALMKRSRAALVKETIAAENERFSAMLVGDEAKEAFTAFFEKRKPDFSRFD; translated from the coding sequence ATGGACATCCAGACCAGCAAAACGGACGGCATCCTCACCATCGAATTCAACCGCCCCGAGCGCAAGAACGCGATCACCGGCGCCATGTATTCGACGATGGCCGCAGCCCTGCGCGACGCCGAGGGCGACGCCGGCGTGCGCGCCATCCTCATCACCGGCAAGCCGGAGATCTTCACCGCCGGGAACGACCTCGACGATTTCCTGAACAACGTCGGCGAAGGCAAGATGACCGAGGACCGCCCGGTGTTCCAGTTCATGAGCGCGCTCGAATCGAGCAGCAAGCCGGTCGTCGCGGCCGTGGCCGGCGCCGCGGTCGGCATCGGCACCACGATGCTGATGCACTGCGACCTGGTGTACGCGGCCGACACGGCCAGGTTCTCGATGCCGTTCGCGCAGCTGGGCCTGTGCCCGGAGTTCGCATCGTCGCTGCTGGTCGCGCAAGCGGCCGGCTATACGCGCGCGGCCGAAAAGCTGCTGCTGGGCGAAGCCTTCGGCGCCCAGGAAGCGTTCGAGATGGGGATCGTGGCCAAGGTGCTGCCATCTAGCGAGCTGCTGGCCTTCGCGCAAAGGCAGGCGGCCAAGCTGGTCAAATTGCCGCCGGCGTCGATCCGCACGACCAAGGCGCTGATGAAGCGTTCGCGCGCGGCGTTGGTCAAGGAGACCATCGCGGCGGAGAACGAGCGCTTTTCGGCGATGCTGGTCGGGGACGAGGCCAAGGAGGCGTTCACGGCGTTCTTCGAGAAGAGGAAGCCGGATTTCAGCAGGTTCGACTGA